The nucleotide sequence CGCCAATCCGGGTCAGGTGCTCTGCGCGAAAAGGCCGGCGCGCAAACGCCGAAGGATGAGTGCTGAACATCTCGCCGATGATAGCGCGCTGTTCGGCTTCGACTGCCGCGCCTCTGCCGCCGCTGCACGCCTGGCAGCGCGGCGCCCCTTCGATGGTTAAGTAGGTGGGTTCGCCCGCGCCAATCGCCTCGCCGCAGGCGGCGCACAGCGTGGTATCAGGAAAGTAGCCGGTTAGCCGCAACAGCCACGTTTCAAAATAGCGCAGCACTCGCCCGAGGTCGCTCCCCTGCTCAATCGCCTCAAGCGCCGCCGTCAGCAGCCGGTAAAGCCGCTCATTCGGCTCATTGTCCGGCAGGAATTCGTTCAGCAGCTCGGCCAGGTAAGAGAACGCGCTGGCGATTTCAACGCTGCGCGCCGCGACATGAAATTGCGAGTGGACGATTTCGCAGCCCGACACGCTCATCAGCTCGCGCCCTTCTTTTTGAAAGAAGGTCAGCGAAACCTGCGTGAAGGGTTCGAGCGCCGAGCCGAAGCGGCTCTTCATCTTGCGCGCGCCGTGCGCGACGCCGCGTATCTTCCCCATGTCGCGCGTCAGGAAGATACAGATCTTATCGGCCTCCGCCAGCGCGTAGGTGCGCAGCACATAAGCATCGGTCGTGTGTAAAGCCATCACCTTCATTATACCAAATCCTCATCGCCGCGCTCTCGTTTGATTCCCGATGCGAACGCCCGGCGCGGTTTCACCCAGTTGCCCGGCGATAGTTGAGCGAGTAACATTAGACCGTGACCACAAACCTGGCATCCCTGAGCCGCTCGCCGTCAAGCGGCCTCGAAGAAAAAGAAGCACGGTTGCGCGAGCTACTGCGCGGTTACGGCTCGGTGATCGTCGCCTTTTCGGGCGGCGTTGACAGCGCCTATCTCGCCTACGTCGCCCACGACGAGCTCGGGTCGCGGGCGCTTGCGGTGACTGGTGATAGTGCTTCTTACCCGACGTTTCAGCGCGCGCTTGCCGATCAGCTCACGCGGCGCTTCGGCATTCGCCATGAGATTATTTTCACCGAAGAATTCAACGACCCGAATTATGTCAACAACCCGCCGAACCGCTGCTACTACTGCAAGACGGAGCTATACGCAAAGCTTGATGAGCTGACCGCGACGCGCGGCTTTGCGGTGGTCTGCGACGGCACGAATGCTGACGACGCCGGCGATTATCGCCCCGGCAGGCAGGCGGCCCGCGAGCACAATGTGCGCTCGCCATTGCTCGAATGCAGGTTGACTAAGGCAGAGATTCGCGAGCTGTCGCGCCGCGCAGAGTTGCCGACCTGGGACGAACCGGCATCGGCCTGCTTGTCGTCGCGCGTGCCTTACGGTCAGATCGTCACGCTGGAAAAACTCTCGATGGTTGACCGCGCAGAGATGGCGCTCAAGCAGATGGGCTTTCGGCAAGTGCGTGTTCGCCACCACGGCGACATTGCGCGCGTCGAAGTTGCCGATGTCGAGATGCCGCGCGCCCTCGACGTAGACATGGCCGGGCAGATGGCGGCGGCGCTCAAGGCGCTCGGCTTCAAGTACGTCGCGCTCGACCTCGAAGGTTATCGCACAGGTTCGCTCAACGAGACACTCAAGCAGCAATAGCCCCCTGATGGACGATTCAAAAGATAGGTGGAACCCTGAGCAGTACGAACGCTATCGCGACGAGCGCAGTCAGCCGTTCTTCGACTTGATGGCGCTGGTCGAGGCGCGCCCGGCGATGCGCGTAGTTGATCTCGGTTGCGGCACAGGCGAATTGACACAGGTGCTGCACAACACCTTGAAAGCCGGCGAAACCCTCGGCCTGGATTCGTCCGCCGCGATGCTCGCAAAAAGCGAGAGATTGGCGAGCAGTAACTTACGCTTCGAGCGGCGCGACATCGCTGAGTTTGCGGCCGAAGGCGAATACGACCTGGTTTTTTCAAATGCTGCGCTGCATTGGCTCGAAGGTCATGAAGCGCTGCTGGCGCGCCTGACTGCGGCCTTGAGGCCGGGCGGGCAAATAGCTGTTCAGATGCCGGCCAATAACGATCACCCAGCGCATCTGGTCGCCGTCGAGCTAGCCCGGCAGACGCCATTTCGCGAAGCGATGCAAGGCTACGAGCGCCGCTGGCCGGTTTTAAAACCCGAAGCGTATGCCGCGTTGCTTTATCGGCTCGGTTTCAAGAAGCAGCATGTCCGCTTGCAGGTTTATGGTCACTTGCTCAACGCCAGAGAAGATGTTGTGGAGTGGGTGAAAGGCACACTGCTTACGGATTACGAAAAGCGTTTGCCCGCCGAGTTGTTTGGCGAATTCATGCGGCAGTACCGCGAGCTTCTCTTCGAGCGCCTCGAAGACGCCCGGCCATATTTCTATCCCTTCAAGCGTATCCTGCTCTGGGGCCGGCTATGACGACCTGTCTTTCTCATCATTAAATGTGCCGTGGCGGCCTGCGCCGCTGGCAAACCGCGTTGCGCCCGCCACGGTCTCTTTGTCTAGCGCCGCGAGGCCGTGCTTGAACTCGTTGGCGAGCGCATCTATCCAGCTCAAATCGAATTGCTCGTAAGCCGAGAGCCGGTCGCCGCGCAGACAGGTTTGCGGGAAGCGGGCGATCTCTTGCGCCAGCGCTTCGGCAGCCTGCCGCGCCGTGCCTCTGGGCACCACGCGGTTGGCCAGACCGATCTGCAAGGCTTCGGCGGCGTCAACCGCTCGCCCTGTGAGGATCAAATCGAGCGCACGGCTCAGACCGATCAAGCGCGGCAGCCGCACCGTCCCGCCATCAATCAACGGGACGCCCCAGCGACGGCAGAAGACGCCGAGAATGGCATTCTCTTCGACGACGCGCAGATCACACCACAAGGCCAGCTCAAGCCCGCCGGCCACCGCGTACCCGGCGATTGCGGCGATGACCGGCTTGCTTAGCATCCTCCTTGAAGGCCCCATCGGGCCATCGCCGGTCGCTTCGGTGCGGTTGCCGCGGCCCGCGGCGATGGCTTTCAAATCGGCCCCGGCGCAAAACGTCCCGCCTTCGCCATAGAGCACCGCGACCGCCGCCTCTTCATCCGCCTCGAAGCTGCCGAAAGCCTCGATCAGTGATTCAGCGGTTTCTCGATCAACAGCATTGCGCACCTCGGGGCGGTGAAGAATGACGGTGGTGACCGCGCCGCTCTTTTCGACTGTAACGGACATGATTTGCCTCCTGGGGGCTAAGCCGAAGGCCCGCTAATGACCAAAACGAAACGGCGACCACGCGGGCCGCCGTTCGATTCAAGCTTTAATTGGCAGAGCCGTCAAGCCGCCGGTGTTTCATTTATTGAAATCCACCTTTGGCGCTTCGCGCGACGAGGGGTCGGCTTTGAACTCTGGCTCCTGTTGAAAGCCCATGACGTTGGCAAAGATGACCGACGGGAAGCGCTGCCGCGAGTTGTTATAATCCAGCACCTTGGCGTTGTAATCGCGCCGCGCCACGGCGATGCGGTTCTCTGTGCCGGCCAGCTCGTCTTGCAGCCTCATGAACTGCTGATCGGCTTTCAGATTCGGATAGTTTTCCGTTAGCACGAGCAGGCGGCCCAGGGCGCTCGACACCTGAGCGTTGGCGTCGGCCTTTTCATCAACCGTTTTCGCATTGAGCAGGCGCGAGCGCGCGTCGGCAATCTCGCCAAACACCTGTTCTTCGTGCTTGGCGTATCCCTTCACCGTATTCACCAGGTTGGGGATCAGATCGGCACGGCGCTGAAGCTGCACGTCAACGTTCGAGAATTCATTCTTGACGGCATTGCGTTTTCCCACCAGGCCGTTATAGGTGCTACAACCGCCCATGAGCAGAAGCGCTGCGAGAACGATGGCGCCAATCAACCAGACGCGCTTTTTGGTCTTCTGCTGCGCCAGTTGATTCTGCTGTGTGTGATAATCCTGCTGAAACTGATCGCGCAAATCCGGGCCACGCTGGTCAGTAAAATTACTCATCCGTTCCTCCTAATTCGATTCAATGGGTCAACGCGGGTTCGACCGCTTCAACTGCGCCCTGGGTCTCGCGCCGAGTCAAGGCTTCGTTCAGCAGCACGCCGACGCGCTCGACCATCGGCATCAGCGAGTCGCGATTCAGAGCCGAGACGGCGACCGCGTTGTAAGCCCGCGTCATGTTTTCAACCTCGTCGGCATTCAACAAATCGGACTTGTTGAGGACGAGAAGTCGCGGAATTTCTGACAGGTGCAACTCTTCGAGAATCTTTTCGACCGAGGCAATCTGATTATCCACATGCTCGCTGCTGGCGTCTACGAGATGGATCAGCAAGTCGGAATTTTCCATCTCTTCGAGGGTGGCGCGAAACGCCGTGATTAAATCCGGCGGCAGATCGCGGATGAATCCGACCGTGTCATTGATGATGACCTCCTGATCGTGCGGCAGGCGCAAGCGCCGGCTCGTCGGATCGAGTGTCGCAAACATCAAATCCTCTGCCGTCACGTCGGACTGTGTCAGTTGATTGAGCAGCGTTGACTTGCCGGCGTTGGTGTAGCCGACAATCGAAATGATCGGCAAATCGCGCCGCGAGCGGCGGGCGCGCTGAACACGGCGGCTCGTTCGTATCTGCTCGATCTGCTTTTCAAGGTGGTGAATGCGGTCACGCACCCGGCGGCGGTCAACTTCGAGTTTGGTTTCGCCCGGCCCACGCCCGCCGATGCCGCCCATCAGCCGCGACATCTCTGTGCCCGAGCCGGTCAGACGCGGCAACATATACTTCAACTGCGCCAGCTCGACCTGAATCTTACCCTCGCGGCTCTGGGCGCGCTGCGCGAAGATGTCGAGAATCAACTGGGTGCGGTCAATGATCTTCAAATCGGTCGCCTCGTTAATGGCGCGCACCTGCGCCGGCGTCAGATTCTGGTCGAAGATCATCACGTCGGCTCCGAGTTGCAGGCTGCGGATAATCAACTCGTCGAGCTTGCCGCGACCGACAAGCGAGCGCGGGTCGAGCTTTTGCCGGCGCTGCACGATGGCGTCAAGAACAACAACATCCGCTGAGCGCGCAAGCTCTCGCAGCTCATCGAGTGATTCATGCGCCGCGCCGAGGCTACTTGTGGTGACGCTCACGAGAATGGCGCGGTCGCGGTGGTCGCGCGGGCTGCGCACGTGGCGCACGCGCGCCATCTCTTCTTCGAGCGAGCCGATGAGATCGGGAAAGTCTACATCGAGCTGGCTCGGCACTCGCGGCTCAAGAAAGCCCCATAGCGCTGGCGGCTCCGATTCAGTGAGCGCCTCATCCGCATCCGCCGCCGAAGTCGCCTGCGTCTTGCGGGTCGCTTCAGGGTCCGCGGGCAAAAGGTGCGCCGCCCGCACGACGCCCGGCAAGCCATCGGGCCGCACGTCTATTGCGGCCATCAGGTCGAGCCGGAGCAGCGCAAGGTCAGTGAGGTCGTCTTGCGTCAACCCTTCGCCGGCAAGGTGCGTGTGCAAGCAGCGCAGGCCGCGAAAGCGCGTTTCGCCGACGCGCACGCGCTTCAGATCGGGCAGCACAATGCTGCGCGCGTTGCCGACGACGACGTGCTCGACGTAGCCATTGCGGTTGACCAGCACGCCGATCTGGCGGTTGATCTCGTGCGACAGCTCTGTGAGCTGACGAGCAAATTCCTGTGTGACGATCTCGCGCGGCGGGATGCGCCGGCTATAAAGTTTTTCGAGCCGCTGCACCTGATTGTGCTTCAGACCCTGAACATTTCCTTCGATGTTGCGAATAACGATTCCCTCCGTCGCTAGCGTATCAGCCATTTTATTTTACATCATTCGCGGCTCCGGGTCATTTGTCATCGGTCACTTGCCAAACCCGGAGGGTTGAGCTAGTATCAAGCCATTCTAAACGGTGGACAAGTAACCCGCTTCAAATTTAGCTGGACATAACCGGTTGATGAGCGCAGAGCGGCGCTTGTCCGGGCGTTTGCAGCCCTGCTGCTTGACTCTGAATAGACCCAGCCAGGAGCTTGGCTGCGCGTTGCCGTTTGGTAGCCATCACTTTGATTCGATCTGGAGGATGTGTGGTGAACAGAAAATTGATCCGACCGACGTTGGCTGAGATCCGTGAGCGCGAGGAGCGCAACGCCCAACAACGTCGCAATCCGCAGCCGGCAGACCAGAACCGCAAGCGTGTGCCCCCCGAGCAGACTCATGCCGAAAGCTTCTACTACAAGAAGCAGATGGACAACCGCACTCCGATGGTCATCGTCCTGCAAGACGGCGAAGAGTTGCGCGGCAGCATTGAATGGTACGATAAGGCTTGCATCAAGCTGCATCGTAACGACGGGCCGAACCTCTTGGTGCTGAAACATAACATCAAGTACATGTACAAAGCCGACGAAAGCGATGATAACGGCGACGATGATGGAGCGCCGGAAGAATAGGCCCGGCTACCGGAGAGATGTCCCGCTTCGCTCCTCCCCGACGACTGAACATTGACGCGAGCCAAAGATAGCTTCGACCTCCCGCCCGTCGGCATCACCATCGGTGACCCGGCGGGCATCGGCCCGGAGATTGCCTTAAAAGCCGTCGCCGAGTCGCACACACGCGCCACCTGTCGCCCCGTTCTGATTGGCAGCGCACGCGAGATTCAGCGGCAAGCTCAGAAACTCGGGTTGCCTTCCGCTTATCGTGTGCTGACCGAAAGGGCTTTTACTCAGGGCGCGCCTGGCGACTGGCATGACGAAGTCCTGATCTGCGATACAGGCGACGCGGGCGAGGCCGTGGAATGGGGGAAGCTCAGCGCCGCTGCCGGGCGCTCGGCAATCACGGCCATCGAGACCGCCGTGCGACTGACGCTCGCCGGTCATCTCGCGGCCATTGCGACGGCCCCGGTTAATAAAGAAGCGTTGAAGCTCGCCGGCTCGCCTTTTCCGGGACACACAGAAATGCTGGCCGCGCTGACGAACACTGATGAGGTGTTGATGTGCTTCTTCGCCGGCAACCTGAAAGTCTTTTTGCTGACGATTCATGTCAGCCTCGCCGACGCCATTCGCCACATCACACAGGCGCGCGTCGAAGCGGCGATACGGCTCGCCGACCGTGAGCTGCGCCGCCTCGGTATCGCGCAGCCCCGCATCGCCGTCGCCGGGTTGAACCCCCACGCCGGCGAGCACGGCCTCTTCGGTTCGGAAGAGGCGCGCGAGATCGCGCCGGCTATCGAGGCATGCCGTAATCTGCATCACATCGCCGCCAGCGGCCCCTTCCCTGCCGATACGATTTTCGTGCGCGCGGCGCGGGGCGAATTCGATGCGGTCGCCGCCTGTTATCACGATCAAGGTCTGATCGCCGTCAAATGTATGGCCTTTGGCGAAGCCGTCAATGTTACGCTCGGATTGCCGATCATTCGCACCTCTGTAGATCACGGCACCGCTTTTGACATCGCCGGCCGCGGCGGCGCTGACCACCAGAGCCTCGTCGAAGCCATTACCCTTGCAGCCCGTCTGGCGATAACCGAAATGAAGCCGAGTGAATGATGAACGCCTGTTGCGCCGAGGCCGCGAGAGCAATAAACTACTGAATCGCCAACTCAATCACTCGGAGTCACATAATGAAATCTGCCTTTGCCGTGCTGTCGGTTCTCTGTGCATCTCTCATCTCATTCGCCGGCTCAATCGCTGGCCTTGAGGCCGCACCCCTGACGGGCCAAGCCGACCCGCTGAGATTTCCCGAAGAAAAACACCTGCGGAATGTCCGCCAGTTGACCTTTGGCGGAGAGAATGCCGAGGCCTATTTTTCAGCCGACGGCAAGAAGCTGATCTTTCAATCAACCCGTGACGGTTATCCCTGCGATCAGATTTATGAGATGAACATTGACGGCACAGGCCTGCGCAAGCTTTCCACGGGCAAGGGCCGCACGACTTGTTCGTATTTTCTACCGGACGGCAAACATTACATTTACTCTTCGACGCACCAGGCAAGCCCCGACTGCCCGCCGAAGCCGGACTATTCGCGCGGCTATGTCTGGGCCATCTATCCG is from Blastocatellia bacterium and encodes:
- the recO gene encoding DNA repair protein RecO; the protein is MKVMALHTTDAYVLRTYALAEADKICIFLTRDMGKIRGVAHGARKMKSRFGSALEPFTQVSLTFFQKEGRELMSVSGCEIVHSQFHVAARSVEIASAFSYLAELLNEFLPDNEPNERLYRLLTAALEAIEQGSDLGRVLRYFETWLLRLTGYFPDTTLCAACGEAIGAGEPTYLTIEGAPRCQACSGGRGAAVEAEQRAIIGEMFSTHPSAFARRPFRAEHLTRIGDINYQIIRHALERDLRSRALL
- the larE gene encoding ATP-dependent sacrificial sulfur transferase LarE gives rise to the protein MTTNLASLSRSPSSGLEEKEARLRELLRGYGSVIVAFSGGVDSAYLAYVAHDELGSRALAVTGDSASYPTFQRALADQLTRRFGIRHEIIFTEEFNDPNYVNNPPNRCYYCKTELYAKLDELTATRGFAVVCDGTNADDAGDYRPGRQAAREHNVRSPLLECRLTKAEIRELSRRAELPTWDEPASACLSSRVPYGQIVTLEKLSMVDRAEMALKQMGFRQVRVRHHGDIARVEVADVEMPRALDVDMAGQMAAALKALGFKYVALDLEGYRTGSLNETLKQQ
- a CDS encoding methyltransferase domain-containing protein encodes the protein MDDSKDRWNPEQYERYRDERSQPFFDLMALVEARPAMRVVDLGCGTGELTQVLHNTLKAGETLGLDSSAAMLAKSERLASSNLRFERRDIAEFAAEGEYDLVFSNAALHWLEGHEALLARLTAALRPGGQIAVQMPANNDHPAHLVAVELARQTPFREAMQGYERRWPVLKPEAYAALLYRLGFKKQHVRLQVYGHLLNAREDVVEWVKGTLLTDYEKRLPAELFGEFMRQYRELLFERLEDARPYFYPFKRILLWGRL
- a CDS encoding crotonase/enoyl-CoA hydratase family protein, which translates into the protein MSVTVEKSGAVTTVILHRPEVRNAVDRETAESLIEAFGSFEADEEAAVAVLYGEGGTFCAGADLKAIAAGRGNRTEATGDGPMGPSRRMLSKPVIAAIAGYAVAGGLELALWCDLRVVEENAILGVFCRRWGVPLIDGGTVRLPRLIGLSRALDLILTGRAVDAAEALQIGLANRVVPRGTARQAAEALAQEIARFPQTCLRGDRLSAYEQFDLSWIDALANEFKHGLAALDKETVAGATRFASGAGRHGTFNDEKDRSS
- a CDS encoding LemA family protein, with product MGGCSTYNGLVGKRNAVKNEFSNVDVQLQRRADLIPNLVNTVKGYAKHEEQVFGEIADARSRLLNAKTVDEKADANAQVSSALGRLLVLTENYPNLKADQQFMRLQDELAGTENRIAVARRDYNAKVLDYNNSRQRFPSVIFANVMGFQQEPEFKADPSSREAPKVDFNK
- the hflX gene encoding GTPase HflX; its protein translation is MADTLATEGIVIRNIEGNVQGLKHNQVQRLEKLYSRRIPPREIVTQEFARQLTELSHEINRQIGVLVNRNGYVEHVVVGNARSIVLPDLKRVRVGETRFRGLRCLHTHLAGEGLTQDDLTDLALLRLDLMAAIDVRPDGLPGVVRAAHLLPADPEATRKTQATSAADADEALTESEPPALWGFLEPRVPSQLDVDFPDLIGSLEEEMARVRHVRSPRDHRDRAILVSVTTSSLGAAHESLDELRELARSADVVVLDAIVQRRQKLDPRSLVGRGKLDELIIRSLQLGADVMIFDQNLTPAQVRAINEATDLKIIDRTQLILDIFAQRAQSREGKIQVELAQLKYMLPRLTGSGTEMSRLMGGIGGRGPGETKLEVDRRRVRDRIHHLEKQIEQIRTSRRVQRARRSRRDLPIISIVGYTNAGKSTLLNQLTQSDVTAEDLMFATLDPTSRRLRLPHDQEVIINDTVGFIRDLPPDLITAFRATLEEMENSDLLIHLVDASSEHVDNQIASVEKILEELHLSEIPRLLVLNKSDLLNADEVENMTRAYNAVAVSALNRDSLMPMVERVGVLLNEALTRRETQGAVEAVEPALTH
- a CDS encoding RNA chaperone Hfq — protein: MNRKLIRPTLAEIREREERNAQQRRNPQPADQNRKRVPPEQTHAESFYYKKQMDNRTPMVIVLQDGEELRGSIEWYDKACIKLHRNDGPNLLVLKHNIKYMYKADESDDNGDDDGAPEE
- the pdxA gene encoding 4-hydroxythreonine-4-phosphate dehydrogenase PdxA, which codes for MTRAKDSFDLPPVGITIGDPAGIGPEIALKAVAESHTRATCRPVLIGSAREIQRQAQKLGLPSAYRVLTERAFTQGAPGDWHDEVLICDTGDAGEAVEWGKLSAAAGRSAITAIETAVRLTLAGHLAAIATAPVNKEALKLAGSPFPGHTEMLAALTNTDEVLMCFFAGNLKVFLLTIHVSLADAIRHITQARVEAAIRLADRELRRLGIAQPRIAVAGLNPHAGEHGLFGSEEAREIAPAIEACRNLHHIAASGPFPADTIFVRAARGEFDAVAACYHDQGLIAVKCMAFGEAVNVTLGLPIIRTSVDHGTAFDIAGRGGADHQSLVEAITLAARLAITEMKPSE